Proteins encoded within one genomic window of Lagenorhynchus albirostris chromosome 9, mLagAlb1.1, whole genome shotgun sequence:
- the THY1 gene encoding thy-1 membrane glycoprotein — MNPTIGITLLLTVLQVARGQKVTSLTACLVDQSLRLDCRHENTTNLPIQYEFSLTRETKKHVLFGTIGVPEHAYRSRTNFFSKYNLKVLYLSGFTTKDEGTYTCALHLSGQTPIVSNRNVSVLRDTLVKCGGTSLLIQSTSWLLLLLLSLPLLQAMDFISL; from the exons ATGAACCCTACCATTGGCATCACTCTCTTGCTGACAG TCTTACAGGTGGCCCGTGGGCAGAAGGTGACCAGCCTGACAGCCTGCCTGGTGGACCAGAGCCTTCGTCTAGACTGCCGCCATGAGAATACCACCAACCTGCCCATTCAGTACGAGTTCAGCCTGACCCGTGAGACGAAGAAGCACGTGCTCTTTGGCACCATTGGGGTCCCTGAGCACGCATACCGCTCCCGAACCAACTTCTTCAGCAAGTACAATCTCAAGGTCCTCTACCTGTCGGGCTTCACCACCAAGGATGAGGGGACCTACACGTGCGCACTCCACCTCTCTGGTCAGACTCCCATCGTCTCCAACAGGAACGTCTCTGTGCTCAGAG ATACGCTGGTCAAGTGCGGAGGCACGAGCCTGCTGATCCAGAGCACCTCGTGGCTGCTCCTGCTTCTGCTCTCGCTGCCCCTCCTGCAGGCCATGGATTTCATCTCCCTGTGA